A single region of the Gemella sp. zg-570 genome encodes:
- the tsf gene encoding translation elongation factor Ts, whose translation MAITAAQVKELRERTGAGMMDCKKALVETNGDMDAAIDYLRENGIAKAAKKADRIAAEGITYLATEGNKALVLEINSETDFVAKNEKFVDLVKVVADALLTNEPKSLEEAMTVSTEEGTIETRINNGIATIGEKLSLRRFEIVNKTDKDAFGTYSHMGGRIGVLTLLEDTTDEEAAKDVAMHIAALNPKYLDESQVSQEELEHEKKILSEQALNEGKPAAIVEKMVVGRLNKYLEEICVTKQKFVKDDSLTVEKFVASKGGKLTKFVRYEVGEGIEKKEDNFAEEVMSQVRGN comes from the coding sequence ATGGCTATAACAGCTGCTCAAGTAAAAGAATTAAGAGAACGCACTGGTGCTGGTATGATGGATTGTAAAAAAGCATTAGTAGAAACTAATGGAGATATGGACGCGGCCATTGATTATTTAAGAGAAAATGGTATTGCTAAAGCTGCTAAAAAAGCAGATCGTATCGCAGCAGAGGGTATTACTTACCTGGCGACTGAAGGAAATAAAGCTTTGGTATTAGAAATTAATTCTGAAACTGATTTTGTTGCTAAAAATGAAAAATTTGTTGATTTAGTAAAAGTTGTTGCTGATGCTTTATTAACCAACGAACCAAAATCTTTAGAAGAAGCAATGACCGTATCTACTGAAGAAGGAACTATTGAAACAAGAATAAATAATGGAATTGCAACAATTGGTGAAAAATTATCATTAAGAAGATTTGAAATAGTAAATAAAACAGACAAAGATGCTTTTGGAACATACTCTCACATGGGAGGAAGAATAGGAGTGCTTACTCTTTTAGAGGATACAACAGATGAAGAAGCAGCTAAAGATGTTGCTATGCACATTGCTGCATTAAATCCAAAATATTTAGATGAAAGCCAAGTATCACAAGAAGAATTAGAACACGAGAAAAAAATACTTTCTGAGCAAGCACTTAATGAAGGAAAACCAGCAGCAATAGTTGAAAAAATGGTTGTAGGTCGATTAAATAAATACTTAGAAGAAATATGTGTTACTAAACAAAAATTTGTTAAAGATGATAGTTTAACAGTAGAAAAATTTGTAGCTTCTAAAGGTGGAAAACTTACTAAATTTGTAAGATATGAAGTAGGTGAAGGTATCGAGAAAAAAGAAGATAACTTTGCTGAAGAAGTAATGAGCCAAGTTAGAGGAAACTAA
- the rpsB gene encoding 30S ribosomal protein S2 has protein sequence MPVISMKQLLEAGVHFGHQTRRWNPKMAKYIFTERNGIYIIDLQKTVKKVDEAYEFVKSIADQGGKMLFVGTKKQAQDAIKEEAERTGQYYINNRWLGGTLTNYKTIKGRIDRISEIEKMEEDGVFEVLPKKEVLELRKEYDRLNKFLGGIREMRNMPDAMFVVDPKKEHNAIAEAKKLGIPVVGIVDTNCDPDDVDYVIPANDDAIRAVKLLTAKMADAFVVYNEGNIEETSTEEV, from the coding sequence ATGCCAGTTATTTCAATGAAACAATTATTAGAAGCAGGAGTGCATTTTGGACATCAAACAAGAAGGTGGAATCCTAAAATGGCTAAATATATATTTACAGAAAGAAATGGTATATATATCATTGACTTGCAAAAAACTGTAAAAAAAGTAGATGAGGCTTATGAATTTGTTAAATCAATAGCAGATCAAGGTGGTAAAATGCTATTTGTAGGAACAAAAAAACAAGCACAGGATGCTATTAAAGAAGAAGCTGAGAGAACAGGTCAATACTACATAAATAACCGTTGGTTAGGAGGAACACTTACTAACTACAAAACAATTAAAGGACGTATTGACAGAATTTCTGAAATTGAAAAAATGGAAGAAGATGGAGTTTTTGAAGTTCTTCCTAAAAAAGAAGTTTTAGAACTTAGAAAAGAATATGACAGATTGAACAAGTTTCTTGGTGGCATCAGAGAAATGAGAAATATGCCTGATGCTATGTTTGTAGTCGACCCTAAAAAAGAACACAATGCAATAGCAGAAGCTAAAAAATTAGGAATACCTGTGGTTGGTATAGTTGATACTAACTGTGATCCTGATGATGTAGATTATGTTATACCTGCAAACGATGATGCAATTCGTGCAGTTAAATTATTAACAGCGAAAATGGCAGATGCATTTGTTGTATATAACGAAGGAAATATCGAAGAAACTTCAACTGAAGAAGTATAA
- the rpsO gene encoding 30S ribosomal protein S15 — MAAISQERKNEIISKYRTHESDTGSPEVQIAVLTAEIEALTAHLNTHKKDHAGRRGLLKKVFRRRHLLDYLIKKDIQRYRELIKSLGLRR, encoded by the coding sequence ATGGCAGCAATTAGTCAAGAAAGAAAAAATGAAATTATCTCAAAATATCGTACTCACGAATCAGATACAGGTTCACCAGAAGTACAAATAGCAGTTTTAACAGCTGAAATTGAAGCATTAACTGCTCACTTAAATACTCATAAAAAAGACCATGCGGGGCGTCGTGGATTACTAAAAAAAGTTTTCCGTCGTCGTCACTTATTGGACTATCTAATTAAAAAAGATATTCAAAGATATCGTGAATTAATCAAATCTTTAGGATTAAGAAGATAG